The nucleotide window ACCTGACCGGCCGCGTGACCGGCAACCGCTAGAGCCAGTTATCGCAGTAGAACAGGTCCGCGTGGTCGTAGTCTGGCCGCTCGCCCCGCTTCATCCGGAGCATCGCCCCCATCTCGCGATAGCCGCGCGCGGCGAGATGCCGGTACGCGCGCCAGCACGAGCCCGGCAGGCGGACGCTCACGGCGTGACATCCGGCCCGCGCCGCGAGGCACTCCGCGGCGCGCACCAGGCGGTCGAAGGCCTCCTCGTCGCGCGCGGCGAGAAACGGCACGAACGTGGTGCCGGGCCGCGGATGGAAGGTGCTGCGCACGTGGCACAGCGCGCAGCCGCCGTTCGTCACGAGCACCTCGCCGATTCTCTGGCGCCGCGTCGCCTCGGCTTCCGCACGCAGGTCGAGTCCGGGATACACGAAATCGAGCGGCGGCAGGTCGCCGGCCGCATTCACGCCGTCCGGCCAGTCCGCGGCCGGCGCCCGCGGAGCCGGGGTCGCGGCCCCCGCGGTCGCCGTCCCCTCGGCGGTCCCCCATTCTCTACGCACGCCGAGTCCCGTCCATCCAGGACGAAAGCCAAGCTTCGCGTAGAGGTGCAAGTGCTTCGGACTCGACGGAAAAGTCTCCAGGCCGGCGAGCCGGACGCGGCGGCGCTCCCAACTGTCCAGGCACGCCGCCATCAACGCCTGCCCGATCCCGCGGTTGTCGGCGTCCGGCGCGACCGCGATCGGACCGACCCAGGCCAGCGGCCCGCGGGCGACGGAGAACAGGACCCCGACCGGACGTCCGCGGTCGGTGGCCGCGAAGCAGCCGGCCGGGTCCACCGCCAGCCTGTAGGGAAACTGGTGCGGCGGAAACAGCGGCGGCGTTCGCGGCCGTCCGTACAAGGTCTCGGACACCCGGCAGAACGCCGCGTCGGCCAGCGGCGGCACCCATTCCAGGTCGGTGTCGGTGAGAGGCCGGACATCTGCCATCGGTCAGGGCTTCTTCGCCGCCAACGTGAGCCATACCGTCGTGCGTCCGCCGGCGCTCTCGGCGCCGACCTCGCCCTCGTGGGCTCGGGCGATCTCCTGCACCAACGCGAGGCCGATCCCGGCGCCGCCCGTGTCGCGCGAACGCGACTTCTCACCGCGGTAGAACCGCTCGAAGATGTGCGGCAGATCGTCCGGCGCGATCCCCTCTCCGACATTTTCGACGGCCAGCCGGACCACGCCGTCGAGGCGGCCCGCGCGCACGATAATGTCGGAGCCGGAAAAAGCGTAGCGCAGGGCGTTGTCGAGCAGATTGCGAAGCGCCTGCCCGACGAGATCCGCGTCGGCCTCGACTTCCGGACCGGGTGTGCCGGCGGCGACGGTGACGCGCAGGTTGCGGGCGGTCAGCTCGGGATGGTACAGCGCCGCGATCTGCTGCGCGAGGACCGCTACGTCGAAGCGGGCGCGCCGGAGGGCCGACATCCGGGCATCGAAGCGGCTCAGCTGCTGCAGCGTATCGACGAGGCGCACGAGGCGCATCACCTCTTCGTGGAGCGATGCGAGGGTTTCGGGGCTGACCGGCACCACGCCATCCCGCAGGCCTTCGAGGTAGCCCTGCAGGGTGCTGAGCGGCGTGCGGAGTTCATGGGCGACGTTGGCGACCAGGTCGCGGCGCAGCGCCTCGATGCGCGCGAGCGATTCCGCCATGCGGTTGAGCGAATCGGCGAGCCGGACGAGCTCGTCCGGTCCCCCGGTCGAGACACGCTGCGCATAGTCGCCCGCGGCGATCCGCTCGGCGAGCAGCATCATGTCCGAAATCGGCCGGACCAGCCGCCGGACGAGGACCCAGCCGAGCAGCATCGCCGCGGCCGCGGCGATCACACTGCCCGCGATCAGCACGCGGTGCACTTCGCGCAGGAAGTCCTGCTCCACCATCGTGGGGTCGATGTGGTAGCGCGTCATGATGACCATGAAGAACTGCGTGGCGCGGTCGGAGATCAAGGCCCCGGCGATCGCCACGGCAATGGCGATCGCCAGCAGCTGCGCGCCGAGCAACCGCCAGAGCAGCTTATCCCGCATGCTTGGGCCGTGCCGGCTCGAGCAGCCGGTAGCCCACCCCGCGCACCGTCTCGATGAAGCGCGGCTTGGCGGGGTCGTCGCCCAGCTTCTCCCGCAGCTTGCCCACGTGCACGTCGACCGTCCGATCGATGACGACCGCCTCGTCGAAGGCGTAGACGTGCGTCAGCAGCTGTTCGCGGGTGAACACGCGCCCCGGAAACTCCATTAGAGCCTGAAGCAGCTTGTGCTCGATCACGGTGAGCCGGACTTCGCGGCCGGCGACAAAGACCTCGTGGCGTTCGAGGTCCATCACCAGGTCCCCGCGTTCGATTCGCGGCGAGGCC belongs to bacterium and includes:
- a CDS encoding GNAT family N-acetyltransferase; amino-acid sequence: MADVRPLTDTDLEWVPPLADAAFCRVSETLYGRPRTPPLFPPHQFPYRLAVDPAGCFAATDRGRPVGVLFSVARGPLAWVGPIAVAPDADNRGIGQALMAACLDSWERRRVRLAGLETFPSSPKHLHLYAKLGFRPGWTGLGVRREWGTAEGTATAGAATPAPRAPAADWPDGVNAAGDLPPLDFVYPGLDLRAEAEATRRQRIGEVLVTNGGCALCHVRSTFHPRPGTTFVPFLAARDEEAFDRLVRAAECLAARAGCHAVSVRLPGSCWRAYRHLAARGYREMGAMLRMKRGERPDYDHADLFYCDNWL
- a CDS encoding ATP-binding protein produces the protein MRDKLLWRLLGAQLLAIAIAVAIAGALISDRATQFFMVIMTRYHIDPTMVEQDFLREVHRVLIAGSVIAAAAAMLLGWVLVRRLVRPISDMMLLAERIAAGDYAQRVSTGGPDELVRLADSLNRMAESLARIEALRRDLVANVAHELRTPLSTLQGYLEGLRDGVVPVSPETLASLHEEVMRLVRLVDTLQQLSRFDARMSALRRARFDVAVLAQQIAALYHPELTARNLRVTVAAGTPGPEVEADADLVGQALRNLLDNALRYAFSGSDIIVRAGRLDGVVRLAVENVGEGIAPDDLPHIFERFYRGEKSRSRDTGGAGIGLALVQEIARAHEGEVGAESAGGRTTVWLTLAAKKP